The following DNA comes from Ardenticatenales bacterium.
GCGCACGACGGGGGGGATTTCCATGCCGGAGACGGAGCCGATAACGCCGGTCTGGCTCATGCAGGCGGCCAGCGTGCCGGCAAGATACCCCACTTCGTCCTCGGCAAACATGAGGCTGGTGACGTTGCTCAGGCCGCCCTCTTCGGAGTAGCAGCTCTCTACTTCGCCGCAACCGCCCTGGTCAGCGGGGCCAGGGAAGTAGGCGAAGTCCACGATGGCAAACTTCACGTCAGGGTTGGCGCGTGCGGCGGCGGCAGTGGCGTCGCCCATGAGGAATCCCACTGTGACGATCAGGCCGCAGCCTTCCTCGACAAAGTTCTGGATGTTCTTCTCATAGTCGCTGGCGGCTTCGGAAACGATGTAGGCGAACTCCATTCCTTCCGCCTCGGCGGCTTCGCGTGCTCCCTTGAGGCTGAACTCATTGAAGCTTTTGTCATTTTCACCACCTGTGTCCAGCACGGCGCATACCTTCTGGGCGGATGCGCCGCCACCGCAAGCGGCAAGGATTAAGCTGAGAATCATCACGGTAACGAGTAGCACGTTGAAGCGTTTGTTGGGCATCTCTTTCTCCTCTGAGTAGATTGAAATGGCGAAGTCACGGGGCGCGATGGCGC
Coding sequences within:
- a CDS encoding BMP family ABC transporter substrate-binding protein; this translates as MPNKRFNVLLVTVMILSLILAACGGGASAQKVCAVLDTGGENDKSFNEFSLKGAREAAEAEGMEFAYIVSEAASDYEKNIQNFVEEGCGLIVTVGFLMGDATAAAARANPDVKFAIVDFAYFPGPADQGGCGEVESCYSEEGGLSNVTSLMFAEDEVGYLAGTLAACMSQTGVIGSVSGMEIPPVVRFVTGYQNAAKAMKPDIKTLNVYIPDFNDPATGKQAGLDFLGQNADVIFGVGGNTGNGGLLAAHEAGKMAIGVDVDQYNTYPEVASSLITSAAKNMDVATGNAVKEYAAGTLQGGIELATVANGGVGLASYHDWDSQIPAECKDAVEAAREGLADGSISTGYTP